One Apodemus sylvaticus chromosome 14, mApoSyl1.1, whole genome shotgun sequence DNA window includes the following coding sequences:
- the Fam217a gene encoding protein FAM217A — MGRKSSESYSTNLQGSSISQENLSQWNLDAEELFDEKGSFSSGNDGATGGKINKNHLENPAEQLVLQLTVSEHAHSRSQNSNQGVFQLWSSPVNKGSAIDKREFKNSSVETGFSAAHNPRLFTLKHLLASIPGLRDSKQVIPYPGRSMPAGLCWPYADGDFLKDRNEFRSNSFSTMENNNGDSLSASNWNFKYRNSSAEENVTDESDLSENEKMNDSLLSYFKKMDLNLKPETIDHVERAFTEEVSVYADFLPAPFNTLDLHRFAFSRCESWKAAVDPPESSIERLIIRLLELERLQHMTIQRERPRLQSTFYSSMFSMAERPSSSKAIALKAKPPKIPETSTLQTSGTDKNRDKRKNNSGSGKPEQNVSKWSLSSGGKSKSNSRPLLKCPSTSKQCAVAHDDQKNSKNSILNPCQEPPPKPTTTTQATQPMAKVVSTRCLAPRSPMPVSPIPLSFPENPREEGKVPRTKKKCHRKSILLNRSFYIQKRNCLSPSLIARGKCSPTDQK; from the exons ATGGGAAGAAAGAGCAGTGAGAGCTACAGCACCAACCTGCAGGGGTCAAGCATCTCTCAGGAG aATCTCTCTCAATGGAACCTGGATGCAGAAGAACTCTTTGACGAAAAGGGGAGCTTCTCATCTGGAAACGATGGTGCAACAGGTG GCAAAATTAACAAG AACCATCTGGAAAATCCGGCAGAACAGCTGGTATTGCAGCTGACCGTATCAGAGCATGCTCATAGTAGATCGCAG AACAGTAATCAAGGGGTATTTCAGCTATGGAGTTCTCCTGTTAATAAAGGAAGTGCCATAGATAAAAG agaattCAAAAACTCTTCAGTGGAAACTGGCTTCAGTGCAGCCCACAATCCCAGGCTCTTCACTCTAAAGCACTTATTAGCAAGTATTCCAGGTTTGAGAGATAGCAAGCAAGTCATTCCTTATCCGGGTCGGTCAATGCCAGCGGGTCTGTGCTGGCCTTATGCCGATGGAGACTTTCTTAAGGATAGAAATGAGTTTCGTAGTAACTCGTTTTCAACTATGGAAAACAACAATGGTGACTCTTTATCTGCTTCAAATTGGAATTTCAAATACAGAAACAGCAGTGCGGAAGAAAATGTCACAGACGAGAGTGACTTGTCCGAAAACGAGAAAATGAATGACTCTCTGCTCAGCTACTTTAAAAAGATGGACCTGAACCTAAAGCCGGAAACGATAGACCATGTGGAGAGAGCTTTCACAGAGGAAGTGTCTGTATACGCCGACTTTCTCCCGGCCCCTTTCAACACTCTGGACCTGCACAGATTTGCCTTCTCCAGGTGTGAAAGCTGGAAGGCAGCAGTGGACCCTCCGGAAAGTTCCATTGAGCGTTTGATAATTCGTTTGTTGGAGCTGGAAAGATTACAACATATGACCATACAAAGAGAGAGGCCAAGGCTCCAAAGCACTTTCTACAGCTCCATGTTTTCAATGGCAGAACGACCCTCTTCCTCTAAAGCCATCGCACTGAAAGCCAAGCCGCCAAAGATTCCTGAAACATCAACTCTCCAGACCTCTGGCACAGATAAAAATCGAGACAAGAGGAAAAACAACTCCGGTTCTGGCAAGCCAGAACAAAATGTTTCCAAATGGAGCTTGAGCAGTGGTGGCAAAAGTAAGTCGAACTCTAGACCATTGCTAAAATGTCCATCCACTTCAAAGCAGTGCGCTGTGGCTCATGATGACCAAAAGAATTCCAAAAACTCCATTTTAAACCCTTGCCAGGAACCCCCACCCAAGCCTACTACTACCACCCAAGCAACTCAACCAATGGCTAAAGTGGTCTCAACCCGATGCCTTGCACCAAGGTCCCCCATGCCAGTCTCCCCTATCCCCCTGTCCTTCCCTGAAAATCCAAGGGAAGAAGGTAAAGTGCCAAGGACCAAAAAGAAATGTCACCGAAAAAGCATACTACTGAATAGATCTTTCTATATTCAGAAGCGAAACTGCTTATCACCTTCTCTTATAGCCAGGGGCAAGTGCTCACCCACTGACCAAAAATAG